The Planctomycetota bacterium genome includes the window ACACGGTCCGCCGCGGCCCGATCAGGCGGACTCTGTTTTCGCGTCACCTGGACCTCGCCAAGCCGGCCAAGGGCACACGTCTTGGCAAGAGCCGCGAGATCAGCACGCCCGAGCCGGACGAAGGTCCGACGGGTGTGCTGAAGCATGGCCGCGACCTTGGCTGCCTGGCATCGGCACCGACCCTCTCGTCGCCGCTAAGGCCGTTTCTGCAGCAGATGATCTCGCAGGCGCGGCAGAGCATTCTGCTGACAGTGGCCTATTTCGCCCCGGACGATGCCCTGCTGGAAGCCCTGTCTGCCGCGGCGGCGCGGGGCGTGAAGGTCCGCCTGATGCTGGCCGGTCGCAGCGACGTCAAGCTGCTCGTTCTTGCCGGCCGGTCGTTCTACAAGCGTCTGCTCGACGCCGGCTGTGAGATCTGGGAGCGGCAGCACGCCATGCTCCACCAGAAGAGCATCGTTGTCGACGGCGAGCTGGTGGTTTTGGGCAGCACGAACCTCGACTACCGATCGATCGAGTTCAATCTGGAGCTGTCGGCCGTCGTCCGCAGCGAGGCCTTTGCCGGGCATGTGGCTTCGATGTTCGGTCACGATCGCGAGTTCGCCCGGAAGATCCACGCGTCCAGCTGGCGACGCCGGCCGTTTCGGGACAAGGCGATCCAGTGGCTCGTGAGCCGCCTGCGATACACGCTGTGACCTGCCAGAGCCTTGCCGCGGCACGATCCGGCGCTAGAGTGCCGGCCCGCTATTCAGGACCGACTCATGGCTGCCGACACTGCAACTCCGCTCGCTGCCCGTCCGGGCAAGACTTTCGATGTCACGATCACCAAGGCCTTGGGTCGTGAGTCCGCCCGCAAGACCGTCGAGCGGCTGTTCATGTCGGATCCCGAGTTCCGGGCCCCGATCGACGCCCGCGTCAAAAATCACAAGGACCGCCCCAAGCGTCGCGGCGGACGCATCTACACGAAGTACACCCGCAAGGTCCATCCCGACCTGCCCGTCGGTGCGTCGGCCAAGATTTCGGCGACCACGCAGCACGCCCGCGACCTGGCGAGCGTCGCGTCGTTTGTCGAAGTCAAGTAGCAGACGTCCCGACCCAAGCCGATTGAGATAGCTGCGACTCTGCGGGTCGCAGTGTTCGTTTATCCAAACGACCACTCCAGCTCGACGCCGCTGGAGACCATCATCCAGATGGCGATCCCCATCCCGATCGCGATCAGCGCCGCGATAACGCCCACAACAAGAAACGTGGTCCGCCACGAGTCGCGATGCCCAGGACCCGCGACGTCGTCGATGTCGCGTTCGATCTGATCGCAAGCCAAAACGAATCGCTTGCGATCGTCGAGCTTGCGGACGTCCATATCGTGGACGAGTTTGTTTCGAACCGTCGCCACGAAGCGGAGCTTCCGGACCGTGTCTGCCGGGAGACGCCGCTCGACGCTGCTGGTGAGTTCGTGCAGGCCCTTGCCCTGGGCGGCCAGGCCGTCGCGGAGACGGCGTTCGAGGCGCTTGGAGCGAGAGACAGCCAGTTCCAGATCGCTCACCGGCTGCCGAGCTCGAGAATCGTGAGCTGGTTAGGCCAGCGGAGCAGAATCTCGACGCGGTCCTTGTGCTCTTCCCACCTGCCGCCGTACGGCTGGATGGTGCCCTTGATGCGGACCGTACTGCCGGTCAGGACGCTGGCGATGTCGCCGCCGAAGCCGCGATCGAACTGGCCGCGTGTCGACTCGAAGCTGGCGAGCCCGAAATCCTTGGCCGCGACGCCCTCGAAGCGGACGTGCATGACCTTGCCGCTGTCGCTCCACTTCGCCTCGGCCACCCTGCCCGTGACGACGACCTCTTGCCCGAGGTGCTCGCGCAGCTGACTGATGTCACGCGCCTCGATCACCGGTGCCGCCTGCAAAGGCTTGGGCAGTTCCGCCGCGGCTGAGCTCGCGATGAGTGACACCGCAACGAGGACAAGAGTGAGCAGACTTCGCATCATGTTGAACGCACGTTAGGTCGTTTCGGGCATAGCGTTGCTCATGTCCTCTGACAGCGACTCCTTCGACGGAGACGCAGACGGGCAC containing:
- a CDS encoding DUF4145 domain-containing protein produces the protein MSDLELAVSRSKRLERRLRDGLAAQGKGLHELTSSVERRLPADTVRKLRFVATVRNKLVHDMDVRKLDDRKRFVLACDQIERDIDDVAGPGHRDSWRTTFLVVGVIAALIAIGMGIAIWMMVSSGVELEWSFG